From a region of the Deltaproteobacteria bacterium genome:
- a CDS encoding hydrogenase, with amino-acid sequence MADLFNLLIGVALGFNLLALGTSRLPLLIRAVAVQGVLLGLAPLLLEHGEMNWQLVLLTIATVAGKGIIIPGLLHRAMRTANIARELKPFIGYIPSLLLGATATIAAVILTRHLPLLPEHAGSLHVPGALALILTGFILLIGRTKAISQVCGYLILENGIYLFGLLLIHSTPMLVEFGILLDVTVGIFVIGIIVDRIQRAFDSLDTRKLTALHE; translated from the coding sequence ATGGCTGATCTGTTCAATCTCTTGATCGGCGTGGCCCTGGGCTTCAACCTGCTGGCGCTGGGCACCAGCCGTCTGCCGCTGTTGATCCGGGCGGTGGCCGTCCAGGGCGTGCTCCTCGGCCTTGCGCCCCTGCTGCTCGAACACGGCGAGATGAACTGGCAACTGGTCCTGCTGACCATCGCCACGGTGGCCGGCAAGGGCATCATCATTCCCGGACTTTTGCACCGGGCCATGCGCACGGCCAACATCGCCCGCGAGCTCAAACCCTTTATCGGCTACATTCCATCCCTCTTGCTCGGAGCCACGGCGACCATCGCCGCCGTGATCCTGACGCGGCACCTGCCCCTGTTGCCGGAGCACGCCGGATCCCTGCACGTTCCCGGCGCCCTGGCCCTGATCCTGACCGGGTTCATCCTGCTCATCGGACGGACCAAGGCCATTTCCCAGGTCTGCGGCTACCTCATCCTGGAAAACGGCATCTATCTCTTCGGCCTGCTGCTCATCCATTCGACCCCCATGTTGGTCGAATTCGGCATTCTGCTGGACGTGACCGTCGGCATTTTCGTTATCGGCATCATCGTCGACCGCATCCAACGGGCCTTTGACTCCCTCGACACCCGCAAACTCACGGCGTTGCACGAATGA
- a CDS encoding formate hydrogenlyase subunit 4, protein MGRNTVTVLDIAVRLLAWLILAPLLPGIITKVKAWVACRQGPPVLQLYYDLFRLWNKGVVMSDLASPGFLIAPAVTWMAVVAAALLMPLGRAGCVFPFDGDVLLLIYLLALARFCTAWGAMETGSAFEGMGTVREVSFAVLAEIGIITATLTLAIQSGTITLQHLFAPLPGPSAALLAVGLFIILLAENCRVPFDDPTTHLELTMIHEVMVLDHSGPPLALILHGASVKLMLFAAFLVQAVLPVGVMSPGASLAVLALGVVLVAVAVGLVESLTARLAFRRTPLLLTIGFLFCLFPLILTWMGGLHG, encoded by the coding sequence CTGGGGAGGAATACAGTGACCGTCCTCGACATCGCAGTCCGCCTTCTGGCCTGGCTCATCCTGGCCCCGCTGCTTCCGGGCATCATCACCAAGGTCAAGGCCTGGGTGGCCTGCCGCCAGGGTCCGCCCGTGCTCCAGCTCTACTACGATCTGTTCCGCCTCTGGAACAAAGGCGTGGTCATGAGCGATCTGGCCTCGCCCGGATTTCTCATCGCCCCGGCCGTGACCTGGATGGCCGTCGTCGCGGCCGCCCTGCTCATGCCCCTGGGCCGAGCCGGGTGCGTCTTTCCCTTTGACGGCGACGTGCTGCTGCTCATCTATCTGCTGGCCCTGGCCCGTTTCTGCACGGCCTGGGGCGCCATGGAAACCGGCTCGGCCTTCGAGGGCATGGGCACCGTGCGCGAGGTCAGCTTCGCCGTGTTGGCCGAAATCGGCATCATCACCGCCACCCTGACCCTGGCCATCCAGTCCGGCACCATCACCCTGCAACACCTGTTCGCACCGTTGCCAGGACCATCGGCGGCGCTCTTGGCGGTTGGTCTGTTCATCATCCTCCTGGCCGAAAACTGCCGGGTGCCCTTTGACGACCCCACCACACACCTGGAGCTGACCATGATCCACGAAGTCATGGTCCTGGACCACAGCGGCCCGCCCCTGGCCCTGATTCTGCACGGAGCCTCGGTCAAGCTGATGCTCTTCGCCGCGTTCCTGGTCCAGGCCGTCCTGCCCGTGGGCGTAATGTCCCCGGGCGCGTCCCTGGCCGTCCTGGCCCTGGGCGTCGTCCTCGTCGCCGTGGCCGTGGGTCTGGTCGAGTCGCTGACCGCACGGCTGGCCTTCCGGCGCACACCGCTTCTTCTGACCATTGGTTTTCTGTTCTGCCTCTTTCCCCTGATCCTGACCTGGATGGGAGGTCTTCATGGCTGA
- a CDS encoding NADH-quinone oxidoreductase subunit H, which translates to MTAMLFFSSLACLTLAIGAGRHPRLWLTLVLCGAVGVLTTALGILGHAEAWTWRAAFTLGGETPNFFLDGVSAVFLIVVSLVGGLSAIYSREYWSDRQYPASAARGRSWGAVLILGMVLVPSLANGLHFLLAWEVFAISAYFLITLDNTKSEVRRAGWLYLAASHVGTMFLFAFFTALAAQTGSWDLGPMRDQTALAPLFWLALVGFGVKAGMFPLHIWLPSAHANAPSHVSAMMSAVAIKMGVYGIVRYSSWLPLPDGAGWIVLTLGITSALLGIAFALAQNDFKRLLAYCSVENVGIILTGLGLAILAQTHGQAAWGRIALCGALLHVWNHGLFKALLFFGAGSVLHATGTRDMSRLGGLWRAMPWTTGLFAMGAAAVSGLPPLNGFVSEWIIYLGLIKSVMTKGDMAQAIIPVVILLAAAGALALAAFAKAMTIIFLGAPRTKPAITAHECGWTMRAPMLVLAGLMAGIGLFPTLVLAPIGNAASAWSGNWTEIPAMPVADLGQFHLVLFAVLIALAAAFMSKVRLQGLRFGPTWDCGYAAPTARMQYSGGSFAGIATEWFAWILRPSRLVRRVRGHFPEQALALERIPETVLEKAIQPVSTGVVWLADGAKKMQHGRLHIYILYVFAGVMILGALAFWGGIQ; encoded by the coding sequence ATGACCGCAATGCTCTTTTTTTCTTCCCTGGCCTGCCTGACCCTGGCCATCGGCGCGGGCAGACACCCCAGGCTTTGGCTGACGCTCGTTCTGTGCGGAGCGGTCGGGGTCCTGACAACCGCGCTGGGCATCCTGGGTCACGCGGAGGCATGGACCTGGCGGGCGGCCTTCACCCTGGGCGGTGAAACACCGAATTTCTTCCTGGATGGTGTCTCGGCCGTATTTTTGATCGTGGTCAGTCTGGTCGGCGGCTTGAGCGCGATCTATTCCCGCGAATACTGGTCCGACCGGCAGTATCCCGCATCGGCCGCACGGGGCAGGTCCTGGGGCGCGGTCCTGATCCTGGGCATGGTTCTGGTCCCGAGTCTGGCCAATGGCCTGCATTTCCTGCTGGCCTGGGAAGTCTTCGCCATCAGCGCCTACTTTCTGATCACCCTGGACAACACCAAATCGGAAGTACGCCGGGCCGGCTGGCTCTATCTGGCCGCGTCCCATGTCGGAACCATGTTTTTGTTCGCTTTTTTCACGGCCCTGGCCGCCCAGACCGGCAGCTGGGATCTTGGGCCCATGCGTGACCAAACCGCCCTGGCCCCGCTTTTCTGGCTGGCCCTGGTCGGCTTCGGGGTCAAGGCGGGCATGTTTCCCCTGCACATCTGGCTGCCCTCGGCCCACGCCAACGCACCAAGCCATGTTTCGGCCATGATGTCGGCCGTGGCCATCAAGATGGGCGTGTACGGCATTGTCCGCTACAGTTCCTGGCTACCCCTTCCGGACGGCGCTGGCTGGATCGTCCTGACCCTGGGCATAACCAGCGCCCTGCTCGGTATCGCCTTCGCCCTGGCCCAGAACGATTTCAAACGCCTTCTGGCCTACTGTTCGGTGGAAAATGTCGGCATCATCCTGACCGGGCTGGGGCTGGCCATCCTGGCCCAGACCCATGGCCAGGCAGCCTGGGGCCGCATCGCCCTGTGCGGAGCACTTTTGCATGTTTGGAATCACGGCCTGTTCAAAGCCCTGCTCTTCTTCGGCGCCGGTTCCGTCCTGCATGCCACGGGCACCAGGGACATGAGCCGTCTGGGCGGGCTGTGGCGGGCCATGCCCTGGACCACGGGATTGTTCGCCATGGGCGCGGCGGCCGTATCCGGGCTGCCGCCACTGAACGGCTTTGTCAGCGAATGGATCATCTATCTCGGCCTGATCAAATCCGTCATGACCAAAGGTGACATGGCCCAGGCGATCATTCCCGTGGTCATCCTCCTGGCCGCCGCCGGAGCCCTGGCCCTGGCGGCCTTCGCCAAGGCAATGACCATCATTTTCCTGGGAGCGCCCCGCACCAAGCCGGCCATTACGGCCCACGAGTGCGGCTGGACCATGCGCGCGCCCATGCTCGTCCTGGCCGGACTTATGGCCGGTATCGGCCTGTTCCCGACCCTGGTTCTGGCCCCTATCGGCAACGCGGCCTCCGCCTGGAGCGGAAACTGGACAGAGATTCCAGCCATGCCCGTGGCCGATCTCGGACAATTTCATCTTGTCCTGTTCGCGGTGCTCATCGCCCTGGCGGCAGCCTTCATGAGCAAAGTCCGCCTTCAGGGACTGCGCTTCGGCCCCACCTGGGACTGCGGTTATGCCGCGCCCACGGCCCGCATGCAGTATAGCGGCGGCTCCTTCGCCGGCATCGCGACGGAATGGTTCGCCTGGATTCTGCGCCCCAGCCGTCTTGTCCGACGCGTGCGCGGCCATTTTCCCGAGCAGGCCCTGGCCCTGGAACGAATTCCGGAAACCGTGCTGGAAAAAGCCATCCAGCCCGTGAGCACGGGCGTTGTCTGGCTGGCCGACGGCGCCAAAAAAATGCAACACGGCCGTCTGCACATCTACATTCTCTATGTCTTCGCCGGCGTCATGATCCTTGGCGCCCTGGCCTTCTGGGGAGGAATACAGTGA
- a CDS encoding helix-turn-helix domain-containing protein: MYLNLIQIAESLGVSENVVTDWVRKEGMPHVHDRGRILFEQSQVMEWAAQRGLAAHTGFLSEPAPAQAEALSLPELLRRGGIWHDARPDDLPGIFGRIVANLPGLAGPVRDMLAQRLASPNGVTMAPVGNGFALPHPAMRVALGENSARVALILLTTPLASMETPDGTPISRLLFFISPTPRVHVTMLGLLAQSVAAGIFQDIQSSQDDATLFQIIEQAWTSRQGLAR, translated from the coding sequence ATGTATCTCAATCTCATCCAAATCGCGGAATCCCTTGGCGTGTCGGAAAACGTCGTCACGGACTGGGTCCGCAAGGAAGGCATGCCCCACGTGCATGACCGGGGGCGCATCCTGTTCGAACAGTCCCAGGTCATGGAATGGGCGGCCCAAAGGGGCCTGGCCGCCCACACGGGCTTTTTGTCCGAGCCGGCCCCGGCCCAGGCCGAAGCCCTGTCCCTGCCCGAGCTGTTGCGCCGGGGAGGTATCTGGCATGACGCGCGGCCCGACGACCTGCCCGGCATTTTCGGGCGGATCGTGGCCAATCTGCCCGGTCTGGCCGGCCCCGTGCGCGACATGCTGGCCCAAAGGCTGGCCAGCCCCAATGGGGTGACCATGGCCCCGGTCGGCAACGGCTTCGCCCTGCCCCACCCGGCCATGCGCGTGGCCCTGGGCGAAAACAGCGCCCGGGTCGCCCTGATCCTGCTGACCACGCCGCTTGCGTCCATGGAAACACCGGATGGAACGCCTATCTCGCGCCTTCTGTTCTTCATTTCGCCCACGCCCCGCGTGCATGTGACCATGCTCGGCCTGCTGGCCCAAAGCGTCGCGGCTGGAATTTTTCAGGACATCCAGTCTTCCCAAGACGATGCAACGCTCTTTCAAATCATTGAACAGGCCTGGACCTCGCGACAAGGGCTGGCCCGATGA